The Hydractinia symbiolongicarpus strain clone_291-10 chromosome 2, HSymV2.1, whole genome shotgun sequence genomic sequence AACGATCTTTTTAGGCCAAATTTGGTCCAAAAATAATTATTGCTTGTTTTGTGGTAAAATTTTGGCagaataaacaaaaaaggaaGATGGCCACATCAAAACGCCGATTCATTTAGTAGTTTAAATTTTCAGTGGTATTCGGGATCTGCACATTGGTGTGGAATAAAATTTTACTGAATTGAAAAAGAGCTTCAACTCGGTAAACTTTTCAAACAGGCGTTTTTCGATAAAGCAGGTTCAgggattttcaaaaaatttaaaaatacgtaAATCGGGATAAGTATTGTAATTATTTtgtaagtaaacaaataaatggCCCTCTGAGGACACACTCTAACAAATACacagatttaaaaaatgactgttctaaaataatatattcTAGTCATATTTAACTATATAATCATAAGGTAAATTGTATGTTGATACAATAGATAAAGAAACACAGTATGACAAAAACATATAATATGAAGCTATGTGTGAAGATTTAACTCTATACATATATGGGGGCTTATAATCTTCCTTTCTGTCATTTTTTTACAATCTTGCCCCCTTTAatcctttttaaatttcttatagaGAACAATTAGGCTAATATGCAAAAATCACACCTTAAATTTCTATGAAATCTTTTTAATCGACGAAGTGTAATAACTTCTGATAGGATTTGCTTACAACataactttatttcatcaaaacAAATCATTCTAGAAAATTTTCACACGTGATAAGCCACCTATTCGTTTGTATTTACCAGAAAATCAAATTTTGGGCAATCTAATGAAGCAAAAAACATGATTTGGTTCCTTTTATGACATAATAAAAGACTTAGAACAACACTGTCCCTCTcctaaaaattgttatttaattattttgataacgataaaatgcaatttaaaagttaaaaaacaaaacagaaacaaaCAGAAACAAATTTAGGTGCATTATATATAAAGGTTTGACTGATTGATTGAATTTTGTAGAAGACAACGAAGTACAAACTGtaacctaaaaaaataataattatatatattatacacaTATATAAATAGTATACATCCTTTTTATATAATTAATTAAGTTGCAAAGCAACTGGGGGGAGGCAACATCTTACATAAGAAGTAGGACAGAATGATTGACGTTTGTTAGGATCCTGGTCTTATCAATAttcatatatactaaaaatcacTTTGTGCTTATATACATTGTAAATTTTGTCCTAGGACAACTTCTTTTCAGGACAAAATGTTGATAGCAGGGTCCTGGCAGACTGTTTTTTTATAGAATATTTCGTGCGAGAACAATCAAGATAATATCTAAttgtaagaaaaaaatcaacCCAACAAACTTTTTTCCATATAAAGAAATTCATCCTGACAACATCCAGCAACCATTTTGTCCTACCTCTGTGTTAAACCTGGAAAATCCAGaaagcaatctaaaaaaaattaaaaaaaaaaaatgcctgGGTAACATCATTTCTAATTGCAAGTGTGTTGGTTAGTCTGTCAggtaaaaatttttcttaaaaaaaatcattaagtcaCATCTACATTTCCTTCCTTGTTTGTAATGAAAATCCGCTATACCTTAGCTTTCTTTACACGTTCAGTTAATAAAAATCAACGTCATTTTCATGATTTTCGCTTGTTTTGACTTTTGCTTGAATAGCTGCCATTTTGGGTTTGTAGGCACATTTCTCTTTACAGTGGACTTTGACACACACCCACAAAGTAATAAGTATTCTGAAATCAATCCACCTTTGTCTATTCAGTGATTCGCAGTTTGATGTCAGAACAAATTTTTTGGAGGTAAAAATTTCTGTATTTTAGGTGAAGTGAGTGTGAAGCTGGAAATTTTTTAGTGTTCTAAGATCAGTAATAGAAAGTTTGAGCAAAGATAATCTTTTTGAGCAAATTATAGATAGCTAAACATCATTTAACTGACTAACTCACTCAAAATTTTGGCTTTCAAAGTGAGTTTGAGGCCGTCGACAAACAGTTTTCGTCTCCATTAACGCCAAATTGGCCGTTATGGGGGAGGGGGTAATGCATTGtccgttaaaaatataaaaatggagaCAATTTTCACTTTCCcaccttttttgtttcttttagggaaaatgaaaaaaattcaacaaattagaaaatgtttccacagtaaaaatccacCATAATCTAGAattggttgttaaaaaaatggataTCGTGTTCATAAAGTCTCCACAAAGATTGTTCCGTAAAGCGTGGAGGGGGCAAAATTCTATTTAATGGCAAATTTGCCGTTAACGGAGACGAAGACCAACGTAAGGGAAATGGGCTTCCTGTTAAGGGGCTGGGGGGAGGGGAGTCTAGCGCCCAATTTGCCGCTAACGGAGACGAAAACTGTTTGTCGACGCCCTTAGTTGGGTGAcgctaaccaattatatttttgagaGGGTAGCTTAatgaaaagtcttttttttactatctAAAATTCAAGTACAAAACTCTTTTGACAAACCTAAATTGGGTTAAAAAGctgtatatatacatacataatTTAGATTTCTTTATCTTCCTTTGTGTCTAGTTCAGCCATTCTCTCACGGTGCTTTTCCAGTACGTTTGCTTGAGCTTGATTCATTTCTTTCATAAATTCTTCCCATTCTTTCTCCCGCTTTTTTTTGAGATCCTCTCGCGTTTCGTCATCATTGTTACCACCTGAGGACAATACATCTAAAGCGTTTGAAGCAGCGGAAACAACAAGTGTATGAACCTTCTCAACTCTTTCATTTATGAGGTCAATGCATTCTGGTATTctggattttgttttttctgattGATGAACCACGTCTTGAAAGATCTTCAAGCtgtctttgctttttttaagtTCCAGTtctcgaactaaatattttgaTTCCGCTCTTGTAACAGCCTTGTGGTCAAACAATCTTGAAGTAATGGCAAATACATCTTTGCAAAGCATCTCAACTTCCTCCGccatttttacaaaatgtttagACTGACGCCATTTTGTTAATCTCTACGAGGAAGAGTTAAAAATTCTCGGAAGTTAAGCTCTCCTCCGCCCAAATTTGATTACCAGGAAAATTTTGCTAGGTTTCGCAAAAGTAAATTCAAGCGAagtattttgtattattttgcgCACTTGACCAAAGGTCGTTAAATAATTCCAAGACTGAACCTATGTTTAAAAAGCGTAAACGCCCCCTTTGCCATTTTATTTCCTTTGCCAAATAATAATTGCTTTGTCTTTggtttaaaaaagtaattttaacctacaaaaggtttggaaaaggtaaaatgccctgggaacgaggttgtctgCTGAAGCAACAAAGCTGAAAGATTAACCCGTTTGTGGAAGAACTTTTAAATGCAGTTGAAAGTTTGTATCAAATAACGCAGTAAACCATCATCATATATAGCATGTGGAAACATTACAGAGTTTCATACCACCGCGCAGATTCCAACATCTTACCCGTGTCAATATACCACAAAAAGGCCTAGTAACACCATTTTAACGtgttattaaaagttaaaacgtcagttaaaagcaaaaattagttgaaaaaaaacatcagGTAGCCAAAAATTTGTCCATACAAAGCGCTTTGCTAGTGCCCACCTGCGcagtatgaaactccgtaataatAATCAAATATTCCTTATAAATACACatatagacaaaaaaaaaaagccTAAATGAGTTCCTTAAAAgttgaaacaaataaaaacggCCTTCGTTTCCTGCACATTTTTTCGTCGAAATGTCGAGGAAGCAAAAAAACTGGattgtttttttatgaaaatcagGCTTCGTAATTGGTTCGTTACGCTCGAGAGATCGAAAGAACGTTGATAAAAATATACTGCATGTTATTAAAGCTTCAAGATTTCGTGCAGTTTTAGCACGACTCGATTTTCATTTAAATCTCACGATTTTTGGAAAAATGCTTTAATTACCACTGTTTTTGAAATTCGCAATTATATTCTCgtaaattttgcgaaaattaaattCATGTGAAGTTCATTGAATTTTATGATCCCGTCTGCACTTTGTATGATTTAATAACAGAATAACAGAGAAAAAGCGTATCGTAGAGTCTTTTTCGTGAGCatta encodes the following:
- the LOC130629730 gene encoding biogenesis of lysosome-related organelles complex 1 subunit 5-like: MAEEVEMLCKDVFAITSRLFDHKAVTRAESKYLVRELELKKSKDSLKIFQDVVHQSEKTKSRIPECIDLINERVEKVHTLVVSAASNALDVLSSGGNNDDETREDLKKKREKEWEEFMKEMNQAQANVLEKHRERMAELDTKEDKEI